A stretch of DNA from Dokdonia sp. PRO95:
AATAATCTCGCTAGTTTATTAACTATTCATATAGTTATGTAGACTCTAGCGATGGTCTCATGGGATGTGCTTACTTAGTTAACTTTCTAAAAGACCTTACATGGCGATGGCTTAATCGAACAGGATGACCATTGCTTTCGCGTGTAGGTCATATATTATTAGGTGTTACTTGAGCTTATGCTTATGCTTATGAAGAGGTGATAAGCTAATCTAACTTATGAAACATAAAAAAAGCGTCTTACTCAAAAGAGTAAGACGCTCATACAAACAAAATCAAAAACTATCCAACCATTAATAGTTTTCTAATAACCTTACTATATCTACGTAAAACATTGTCAAGCGGTTTCGTAGATTAGGAAAATTATAAATTTTGTATTTCTTTATAGGTAACAGGACCTAGTTCAAAGCTTGTTTCCAGTAGCTCTTCCTTCACAGGCGCTAGCTCATTTTTCATATCAAGAGCTTTATATATTTGTGCTGTGTGGAACTGTGCCATAGGTTCATGAGTTTTACCAATTACATGTTCTTGAGTTATGCTTAAGGCTTTTTCATAATCTCCATTTCCATAATAAGCATGTGCTAGTAGGTCATAAGACATAGGAGTGGGTCTATTGTTTACTTCCTTTTGAGCTAGGGTTATAGCCTGCTGTGATGTCTCAGGCTTGCTTGCATATATTTCAACTAGGTAGGCTCCATACATATCTCCGTAACTTGGATTTGAAACTCGGGATAAAAAATTGTTTAACGCTTCTCTGGCGCTATCTTCATCGCCAGTGCTTTCATAAATCTCTGACTTAAATAATTCATAATCTGGGCTTTTACTATCTTTTTCTATAGCTTCAATTATGCGCAAAGCTTCAGTAGGATTGTTTTCATAGGAGTATGCAATCCAGGCAATTCCTTTTTTTGCGTAAGCATTACTAGGATCAATCGCTAGTGCTTTGAGATAGTGATTGTAAGCATCATTAATTCTTCCTGCATGACCATAATAATCTGCGAGATTTGTGTAGACCCAGACTTGTAATCCCTTTTGCTTGCTACTTTCTGCAATGGCTTTGGCAGCTTCCATGTGTTGGATTGTTTTGTCAAGATTTCCTTTGTAATCTTCTAGTTTTCCAAGTCTAATCAGGTAGTTGTAGTCTGAGAAATCTGTTTCTTTTGTTAGGATTTTTTCTGCCTTCTCATAATCTCCTAGTTCCATGGCTACATCAAAGGCAACTAGATTAATAGCTTTGATTTCTCCACCAGCTACTATACGAGCGCTATCTACAAGTGTTTTTGCTTCTTTAAAACGGTGCTGAGTGATGTAGTTTTGGGCTAATGCTAGTAGTTTACCATCTTTGCCTATGTTTGTTACTAGCGCAGATCTTGTGAGATTTTTTTCTGCATCTTTGAGTTGCTTTATAGATGCATTGAGTTGAAAGATCTTCGTTTGCATTCCTGCACTTTTTGATAGCTCAATAAGCTGGATGCTATCCTCTTTTATCCGTTTATTCCAGAAGCTCAATTCTTTTTCTGCCTTTGCAATTTCTTTTGAGTTTTTTGTTTGCAGGTATTTTTCATAATCTGCTTTGTTAAGAATGTTTTTGTCCTCATTTGAGCATGAGATAAAAAGAGCGGTTGTGAGAATTAGTAAGGTTGTAAATTTCATAAGATTGTTTGATTTTGTACAAAAAAGGGTCTGAACAAATCAGACCCCTTTTAAGCTAATTAAAAATAATTACATTTTTATTGTGGTCCTACCAAGTATGGAAATGTAGTTGTTCCCATAGCACCTGTTCCAGCGCTTACGTTATCTGTAACTAAAATTGGTAAATCTGCTGTTCCATCATCATCAAGATCTTGTCCGTTGTATTTGTCTCCATTATTTCCTCCAAAAAGTAAAATTAGAGATACATCTACAACATCATCACTAAGAGTTCGACCTGTTAAAACATTAGTTCCATCAAAATATGTAGTAGGTGCATCTGGTGCAACCTGTAATACGTCTTGAGCTAATATTGTTGTAAGCGTTGGAGCGTCTAGACCTAAAATGTTTGTTTCATATTCAACTCCAAATGCATCGTGCAGGGCTACAGCTTTGTTTAAGAAGTCTGCTTGAAATCCAGCAACCATCTCAGAAGGGATTGTTGTATTAAAGCTATTTTTTGATGCGCTATCTCCTCCTAATACAGTATTAATTGCTGCACGTCCCATTTGATCTTGTTGAACAAACGTTCCAGAAAAGTCAACCTCTGTAGGTGTAGGTTCTGGGTCGATTGTGATAGGTGTGTTATCGTCGTCGTCGCTACATGATACAACTCCCGCTAGAAGAACTGCTGCAAATAGATATTTTATATTTTGTAATTTCATGATATATGTCTTTTAACTATTATTGTTTTGTTTTTGCTTCAACCCAAGTATTCCAGATCTGAACACCTGTTCCAGCTGGATGTGCCGAAGTACCACCTAATAAAGTGTTTGGAACTTCAACTACTACAGAAAGTACGTTTGTCCCTTCAAAAGGATCTGAAGCATTTTCAGCAGTTTGAAAACCACCGTTTGGTCCAGTTGTTCCTGTAAAAGGTCCTTCAGGATTTCCTACAACAGCATTAAAAGTTGTAAAATCAAAGAAAAAAGGATCTGCTCTTAATCCAGCAAATATTTTAATTCCATCTGTGGTAGTCATTGTGACAGCGTCATCTCCAGTAGAGATATCTACAGATCCTATAAGAGCGCTTTCGTCAATCGTACTGTTAAGTCCTGTTGAAGAAATTTCATAAGGTCCAAAGAAATACATTTTCCCATCTCTTGGGATTGCCTGTATTACTCTATCTTCCACTAGATCACCATCGTTGTCTATGTTGAACTCAACAAGAACGTTCTCGTCAAACTCAGCTTCTCCAGCTAGCGAACTTTGCACGTTTGCTACAAATACGGTGTTGCTTGAATTTTCAGCACTTTCAAATGCGAAGTAATCAGTAATGTCTGCGGTTGTTCCGCCTACTGCAGGAGCATCTAAGTGATCTGCTGCGATAAGTGCACCTACTCCGAGTAAGACAGCACCTGCGATTAGAATTTTTGGTAATTTTTTCATTGTTGTATATTGTTTATTTGAGAACACTTACGCAGTTAATATTCGTGAGGTTTCTATTAAGACGTTAAAATCTTGTTAAGAGAAAAATCTAAGAAACCAAAACACCAGATGGTTATTCTATATATTAGCAGCGACACACAAGAAATAACATAACATAAATTATATATAAGATCATGAATACCATATTAGGAATAGGAAGCAGGATAGACCATAACAAACTAGGTAAAGGTGTAATTACAAATGTCACTTCAGAGTTATATTGGGTTACATTTATAGATGGAGGACTAGAGACAATTACCTTAGATGATAATTTTGAAGTTATAGAGGCGATAGAAGGTGAGGTGGATAGTGTGAGTATGTATGAGGTAGAAAAAACCTTCCGAGATCTATTAAAAAGATACAGTGATGTCTCTGAGGTAGTCCCTATTGCAGATAAGTGGAGGGGAGGAATGATGACATTATCTCCTAAGGATAGTAACTTGTCATCTAAGGATATATCAATAGAAAGCTTCTTTCATAAAATTGTGATGGTACGTGACCGAGTGCGCGTTATGGAGCAAAAGATTAATGCCAGTAAGATACTAGACGATCAAGATAAGATTGATCTCCAGCAGTACATAACACGTATTTATGGTAGTCTTACTACGTTTAACGTGCTGTTCAAAAATTCGTCTCAAAACTTTAAAGGTGCGTCTTCTAAAAAGTAAATGCTGAGGTAATTGGATACAGCAGACTATTTATAATATCATTACGCTTTCGCGAAAGCAAAAAATAAATACCTCCCGTAAATTATAATAGATACACCTTAAGATCATAATAATATTTAATTTTTAGGAACTGCGTATTTCTACATTGCTTACATTTATGGCTCACTTTCTAATCTAATAAGAATCAAATCAATGGAATCATATCAACCACAAATAGTACCGGTAAGTTCACTATCTGATGAGCGCCGAGTGGCATTTTATCGCAAGACGTACACTTATGTAGCACTTGCAGTATTATTATTTATCATCACCGAATACTTGTTTTTTCAATCACCAGTTATTGTGAATTTTGCTTTATCTCTCACAGGAGGTTGGAGCTGGCTATTATTGTTAGGTGCATTTATGTTTATTACAAACTACGCAGAGGGTTTAGCACTTAAAACCAGAGATAAAAATCAACACTATTTAGCTTTAGGAGTTTATGTAGTTGCAGAGGCTTTTATTTTTATTCCTCTACTTTTCATGGCATTTTCTATGATAGATGGAGTAGAGATTTTACAAAAGGCTGCCGTGATGACTATTGCTTTATTTGCTGGATTATCTGCAGTGGTGATCCTTACTAAAAAAGACTTTTCTTTTTTACGATCTATACTTGCTATAGGATTTTTTCTAGCAATAGGCCTTATGGTTGGGGGACTTCTCTTTGGATTTGACCTCGGCTTGTGGTTTAGTGTCGCAATGGTAGCACTCGCTGCTGGATCTATCTTATATACTACTTCAAATATGGTTCATAAATATGATGAAGAGCAATATGTAGCAGCTGCTTTAGGTTTATTTGCCTCACTCATGTTATTATTCTGGTATATTTTGAGAATATTTATGTCAAGAGATTAATAATTAAGATAATGTAATATAAGAAAGCCATCGCCTTGAACAGCGATGGCTTTTTTATTTATGAAAGTATACTCTTTATGAGAGCTGCGATTTTAGATTCTTGATGGTAATTACAGGATCTTTTGATTTAAAAATAAAACTTCCTGCCACAAGTACATCCGCTCCTGCTTGAACAAGTTGGGAAGCATTTTTGTCACTCACCCCACCGTCAATTTCTATAAGCGTAGGTGCATTTTTCTTGTTGATTAAAGCTTTGAGAGCAGTCACCTTATCGTAAGTGTTTTTAATAAACTGCTGTCCTCCAAATCCTGGATTTACACTCATCATACACACTAGATCTATGTCTTGTATAACATCCTCGAGGTGGCTCACAGGCGTGTGTGGGTTGAGTGCTACGCCAGCTTTCATTCCTGCTGCTTTAATTATTTGTAATGTTCTATGAAGGTGAGTACACGCTTCAAAATGTACGGTAAGAATATTTGCTCCTAGATCTGCAAAAGTTTGCACGTAGCGATCTGGATCTACAATCATTAAGTGTACATCAATTGTTTTTTTTGCATGTTTTGCAATGTCCCGTAGTACAGGCATTCCAAAAGAAATATTTGGAACAAAAACACCATCCATAATATCTATATGAAACCAGTCTGCTTCACTGGTATTTATCATTTCTATATCACGTTGCAAGTTTGCAAAATCTGCAGCAAGTATTGAAGGGGCAATGAGTGTGCTAGGCATATAATAGACGTTTTGTGTAAAGATATGATTCTCCTTTAAGGTATGAAGGGAGGGGCAAAAAGTTTTATTATCTAGAATATATAAAATGAAAAATCCCCGGTAATCAGCCGGGGATTCATTCATCAATCAAAAAACGAACAGTTATGATAAACTGTTGTTGTCATTATTAAGTCGCCAGGGGCGTTAATTGCAATTTTGTATAACAAAGATACCAAATCTTTTTACTGTAAAAAACACCAAGAGCATTCCCAATTGGTTTTAACACATTATCGGTAAAAATGATAAGGTTATCCTAAATAAGTCTTAAGAATTTTACTGCGAGAGGTGTGTTTTAATCTACGTATCGCTTTTTCCTTAATCTGTCTCACTCGCTCGCGAGTAAGATCAAAAGTTTCACCTATTTCTTCAAGTGTCATAGGTTGTTGATCTCCTAGACCAAAATAAAGTCTAACTACATCTGCCTCACGTGGTGTTAGTGTTTCTAGCGCACGTTCTATTTCAGTTTTAAGTGATTCATGTAATAAGGCTCTGTCTGGATTAGGTGATTCGCCAGAGTTTAAGACATCATACAAGTTAGAGTCTTCTCCTTCTATAAGAGGAGCATCCATACTAATATGTCTTCCAGAATTTTTAAGAGATTCCTTCACATCCTTAACCGTCATGTCAAGCTCCTTGGCAATTTCCTCAGGGCTAGGAGGGCGTTCATTTGCTTGTTCTAAGAAAGCAAATGTTTTATTAATCTTATTAATGGACCCAATCTTATTGAGCGGTAAACGCACTATACGAGATTGCTCTGCAAGCGCTTGCAAAATGGACTGGCGTATCCACCACACGGCATACGATATAAACTTAAAACCACGAGTTTCATCAAAGCGCTGTGCAGCTTTAATAAGTCCTAAATTCCCTTCGTTAATAAGATCAGGAAGAGTAAGTCCTTGATTTTGATATTGTTTTGATACCGAAACCACAAAACGTAAGTTTGCTTTAGTAAGCTTTTCTAACGCACGGTGATCACCAGCTTTTATACGCTGTGCTAGTTCAACCTCTTCATCTGCTGTGATGAGGTCAACTTTACCAATTTCTTGTAAGTATTTGTCTAAGGATGCGGTCTCACGATTAGTGACCTGCTTAGTAATTTTAAGCTGTCTCATAGGGTTGTAATGAACTAGGGTTTGTCTATTATACCTGTTATACGCAGCAAAGTTGCAAAATGTTACAAAAATCTTAAAGTTTTTTTTAAATGATTTTTATGTTATAGCTTATGCGACTTTGATAATTTTATTAATCTATTGCTGTTTAGGTATTTGTAAATTTGGGATAATCCTTCAGTAGCTTGCTTTGTAAGCTTCTGGCTTTTAAGATTAGAAATTATATTTCCAAGTGATTATCGCTGTTCTAAATACGCTTTCGCGAAAGCGTATTTAGAACCCATAAACATTCCCATATAGTTTGTTATTATTCTATTTGAAAATTTTTAAACTACTGCGCTATTAAATACCTTTGTTGTCTATGATAAGTTTACCTCTTTTTATTTCTGGTGCCGAAATTGCCTTCGTTATATTTATAGTGATTATGGTTTTTGGTGCAGACAAAGTTCCAGAAATCGCGCGCGGTTTAGGGAAGGGAATGCGTCAACTTAAAGACGCTACAAACGATATCAAGTCAGAAATCACAAAAACTGCCGAAAGAAACGATATTGATCTTGATCTGACTAAGGATATTAAGAAGGAGATTGATAAAGCAAAAGAGGATATAAACGACATTACAGGCCCTATTAAAAGATCCTTATAACGCATTGGCATTCTCTAAGCTCTGAAATCTCAAGGAGTGTTTCTTACATATTTACTACTTCACACGACTCACCGTAAGCCCATCTCTTATAGGTAATAGAACGGTCTCTAGACGTTTGTCTTCATTGAGTAGCTTGTTATATTCCAGTAACACTTTAGTGTCTATGTCTTTCTCATTAAGTGGTTCAACCACTTTGCCGCTCCAGAGCACATTATCAGAAAGGATAATGCCACCCTTGCTCATCTTATCAATAATCACATTATAGTAATTAATGTAGTTGCGTTTATCTGCATCTATAAAAACGAGGTCAAATGTAGTGTCAATGGTTGGAATGATATCTAACGCTTGACCGAGGTGCTGTGTAATTTGTGATCCGTAAGGCGATGAGTCAAAATGCTTGCGCTGGAAGTCTACAAGTTCTTCCTTAATATCTATGGTATGTAGAGACCCTTCTTGTTGTAAACCTTCGGCGAGGCATAAGCCGGAGTAGCCAGTAAAAGTCCCTATCTCAAGAATGTTTTTTGGGTTTACTAGCTTGCTTATCATACTAAGCACTCTACCTTGATACGCACCAGAAAGCATACGTGGTTGTAGTATCTTTTGGTAGGTTTCCTTTGTAAGCGCTTTGAGATGAGCTGGTTCTTGCGCCGAGTGGGCAACCACGTAATCATCAAGTTCCTCTGGTAAAAAATGCATTATAAATAAGTTTGAAAAGGCAAAATTACCTATCGCTTTTGAGATAGGTCTAGGTAATACAATAATTTATTTTTCGCCTAATATTCTTTTTCTGAAAGCTTCTTTGCGCTTCTCATCATCTCCATATAGCCAGCGCACAACATTATCATCCCATATCTGGTCATACTCGGTAGCATTAATAATCTCGCGTTCTAAAGCAAGATCTAATATCTTACCAGGATAACTACTCTGGTTGTCACTTTCCATCTCACCCAGCGGGTATGGATCATCAAGTCCCATAACCACCTGTTTGCTTCCTTGGTTTTCTATCACCATTTTAAGCGAATTTGTATCGTGTACTAGGGTGTCAAAAAAGATATTAGGATGCCCCACAGATTTACGTGGGTGTGTTTTTCCTTCAAAAAGATCTGGCCTTCCGTCAAAACCTTGTATACGTCTCCCTAGATTTATTTGTGCTAGTTGGCCACCGTGTGCAAAGCATACACGCATACCTGGATACTTATCTGCATAGCCATTAAGCGTAAGAAAGTGGTAAGCATCTGCACATTGTGCAAGCATCCAGATGAGGTGAAAACGCCAGTTTGTATTCTGCAGTTTTATAAACTTCTCACCATCATATGGGTGAATCTCTACTGCGAGATTATACTTGCTTGCAAGTTCAAAAATAGGTTCATTTTCTTCATCAAAAATACATCGCCACGTCCCGATGGTATCCATATAGTGTGTAGGCAAGCATAGTAAATCCATACCTAGCACTTCTACACATCGCTCTATCTCCCATAATGCTCCACGCACAAACCCTGGATGTACCACAAAACCAGTTGTAAATTTATCTGGGTGATCTTGTTGTACTCGTGCATTAAAGTCGTTCTGAAACTTAAGTGCTTGCTTCATTTCCTCAAGACGCAGTCCGTTTCCATAAAGTTGCGAGAGGTTAAGTACCACCGCGTGGTCTACCTTGTTACGTTCCATCCACTCCAGTTTTTCGTGCAAGAAAAAACTAGAATCTGTCACAGGTCTGCTCCAGTCTTTTTGGAGCATAAACTTTCGGTCTTTGTCTACCCAAAAAATCCCTTTGTCTTTCATAAACTGAGGAATTTCCTCAGGGTATGGAAGTAAGTGAGAGTGACCGTTTATCCGAAGTTTTTTATGTGACATATTAAGTATGCTTTCGCGAAAGCGTACTACGCAATCGCTGTTGTGTTTTTAAAAATACAATTATTATATGAGTACCGCCTTACTCTTTTACCTTCTTGAGTTGTATATAATATAAGACGAGTAGTATAATAAAACCGCCAAAGGTTGCCACCAAAAAATAACTACTTAATCCCGTCTGTTTACCCACGGCAACTGCCATAGATTGATATACTAGCCACCCAAAAAGAAGGGTGCAATACAGCGCCATTTGTGACATAAAGGTTTTTGTAACGGTAACCTGTGCCTCATTTTTAACCCCTTGCTTATGCTTATTAATCTTTATAGACTTGCCTGTCATAAACTGGAATAGTAAGATAAGTACGACGCTAAGTACGGGTAAGATAAAAAGTTCATTTTTTGACCCATATCTATCTGCCACCCCAGTCGCATCAAAGTGCATAGGTACCTCGTCTGGAATGTCTCCATAGTGTATCAAAATCATCGCAAAGGTAACTCCCGCTACGAGCCAACTTAGTATCCAGAAAATCTTTTTAATATCCATCTACAAGCTTTTTGTGCGCCCTCCATCTACAGGGACATTTATTCCATTAATAAATGAAGCGGCTTCACTAGCAAGAAAAACGATTGCATTTGCAACCTCTTCTGGCTTTGCAAAACGTTTTGCTGGTGAAGCGTTTGCCATAGTTTGTGATACCTCTTCTATAGATTTCCCAGTCTTTTTTGCCTTGTTTTCTATAATCTCAGAGAGTCTGCCCGTAGCGGTTGCACCAGGAAGTACGTTATTTACGGTAATGCCGTATTGTCCTAGTTCATTTGCCATCGTTTTACTCCAGTTTGCCACGGCACCACGTATCGTATTACTCACGCCTAGACCATCTAGCGGTTGCTTTACCGAGGTAGAAATCACGTTAATAATACGCCCATATCCTTCGGCTTTCATCCCTGGAAGTACGGTTTGTGTTAATAGATGATTGGTTTGTAGGTGTTGGGTAAACGCTTTCGCGAAAGCGGTAATATCTGCATCCACAATTGGTCCACCTGGAGGGCCACCCGTGTTATTGATTAATATGTGATACACATTGCCCGTTGCCGAAACAGCAGCTGCCACCTCCTGCGGATTTGTAAAATCTGCCACCACATAGCTGTGCTTTTGTGAACCGTTATTAGGTAACTGTGCGATAACATTTTTGAGCTTTTCTTCTGTACGAGCAGCAAGGGTTACGTTTGCACCTTCTTCTGCTAGACCCATTGCGGTTGCAAGTCCAATCCCTGCTGTAGAGCCACAGACGAGGGCATTTTTATTAGTTAGGTTTAGTTTCATAGTATGTGATTGCGAGCGTAGCGAACTAATCTGTCCGAGCGAACTCTAATTTTATTTTCTAATTATATTTTATACAAACATTCTTTGCTTCAGTAAAAAATCGGAGCGCTTCAAAGCCGCCTTCACGACCCACGCCGCTAGCTTTCACTCCGCCAAAGGGTGTGCGCAAATCTCGATTCATCCACGTATTCACCCAGACAATACCAGCTTCAAGTACATTGCTTAAACGCATTGTTCTGTCAAGCTGCTGAGTCCAAACCGTTGCAGAGAGTCCGTATTTTGTTCCGTTTGCTAGTGCAAGGGCTTCTTCTTCGGTGTCAAAAGGCATTATAGTCACCACAGGTCCAAAAATCTCTTCTTGGTTAAGTTTACAGTTATTACTCTCCACCTCAATAACCGTAGGTTCTAAGTAATAGCCCTTCTCATATCCTGCAACGGTTACTCGTTTACCACCACAAAGAACAGTGCCTCCGTATGCCTGCGCATTATTAATATAATCTTCTACTTTCTCAAGATGTGATTTTGAAACGAGAGCTCCAAGGTTTGTTTTCTCTTGTGATGGATGTCCCACAACTAACTCCTTAACTTTTGAAATGAAATCACTTTTAAATCGGTCATAAATAGATTGCTCTACAAAAATGCGACTCCCACAGAGACAGATTTGCCCTTGATTTGCAAAGGAACTCCTTACCGTTGTGGCAAGCATATCTTCATAATTGCAATCGGCAAAAATGAGGTTTGGGTTTTTACCACCTAGTTCTAGCGAGAGTTTTTTAAACATAGGTGCACACGTCTTTGCAAGATGCGCTCCCGTTTTTGTGCCTCCCGTAAAGCTTATCGCCTTGATATCTTTATGTTCTAAAATAGCTTGTCCCGTTGTTTGCCCCAGTCCGTGTACAATATTGAGAACACCAGGAGGAAGCTCTGCCTCCGTACAAATCTCACCTAGTAGGTAAGCTGTCATAGGAGTCACTTCACTAGGTTTTGCAATCACACAATTGCCAGCGGCTATTGCTGGAGCGATTTTCCAGGTAAAAAGATACAGCGGTAAATTCCACGGACTTATGCATCCCACCACGCCTATGGGTTTACGCAGGGTAAAATTCATTGCGTTCAGCCCCACACTCTCGTGACTCTCTGCCGAAAACTGAGTGATCGCATTTGCAAAAAACCGAAAGTTACTCGCCGCCCTCGGGATATCTACAGCCATTGCTAATGAAACCGGTTTCCCATTATCCCGACTTTCGGCCTGAGCAAGTTCTTCAAGTCTAGCTTCAATGCCACTTGCAATGTTCATCAAGATGCGACTGCGCTTATCAAGTGTGGTGCTGGACCACTGCGGGAATGCCGCTTTCGCGAAAGCGGTAGCCTCCTCAATATCTTGCGCGCTACTATTAGGAATCTGCCCATATACCTCACCTGAAGCTGGCTCATAATTATCTAACCAATCATTTGATGCTGGATTTATATAGTCGCCGTTTATGTAGTTTTTGATGTTCATCTATTCCGGCTTATAAGCCATTACCTTAATCTCAACCACCAGATGCGGGTGTGGTAGCTGGTGTACGGCTACGGTGGTTCTTGCAGGGCCAGTTTCTTTATTAAAAAACTCTCCGTAGGCTTCGTTGTAACCACCAAAATCATTCATATTAACAAGAAACGACGTGACATCTACCACATCTTCCATCGTGGCATTTGCGGTTGCGAGTGTTTTCTTTATGTTTTCTAGTACGGCTCTGGTTTGCTCTTTGATATCAAGGTGCATTGTACCCATCTCGTCTATCACGTGCACGCCTGCAAAGGTGTTATCTGCCTTGCGGCTGCTGGTGCCCGAGACAAATAGAAAGTCTCCAGCTCTTTTAATATGAGGATAAGCTCCTCTAGGTGTCACTTTCTTTTCATTAAAAGGATCGCCTTGTAAACGTAGGTCTAAATCTTTATCACTCATAGGTATATGATTTTGTTATATATTTCCGGCTATGGCATCGTCGTGCAAGATGTCTTCTGTAGCCTGTTGTACTTTTTTTAATTTCGCTTTAAGCGAAAGAGAATCAGGTAGTAATCCGTCATCCAGTAGGTTTAAAATAGCCTTGTTTTGTGCTCTACCGCGCGTCATTGCCTCTTTGTATCCTATCGCCTCGTTAAAAGTTACTAAACTATATTTTGAGTAATACTCCGTAGGAAATTCTTTCTCAAATTGTGTCTCTAGCTTTCTCTTTTCTTGAAACATAGGGTGAGCCGTGTGTTCTTTCATCTCGTGAAAGTTATCTACCGCAAGGTCTGCAATGGCATCTGTATCTGGTTTTCTGGTTTTTTCAAATTCCTTGAAAACCTTCTCCCATCCTTGATCGCCAAATGCATCTAGCGTCTCGTCAAAAACT
This window harbors:
- the rpe gene encoding ribulose-phosphate 3-epimerase; the protein is MPSTLIAPSILAADFANLQRDIEMINTSEADWFHIDIMDGVFVPNISFGMPVLRDIAKHAKKTIDVHLMIVDPDRYVQTFADLGANILTVHFEACTHLHRTLQIIKAAGMKAGVALNPHTPVSHLEDVIQDIDLVCMMSVNPGFGGQQFIKNTYDKVTALKALINKKNAPTLIEIDGGVSDKNASQLVQAGADVLVAGSFIFKSKDPVITIKNLKSQLS
- a CDS encoding SDR family oxidoreductase, whose product is MKLNLTNKNALVCGSTAGIGLATAMGLAEEGANVTLAARTEEKLKNVIAQLPNNGSQKHSYVVADFTNPQEVAAAVSATGNVYHILINNTGGPPGGPIVDADITAFAKAFTQHLQTNHLLTQTVLPGMKAEGYGRIINVISTSVKQPLDGLGVSNTIRGAVANWSKTMANELGQYGITVNNVLPGATATGRLSEIIENKAKKTGKSIEEVSQTMANASPAKRFAKPEEVANAIVFLASEAASFINGINVPVDGGRTKSL
- a CDS encoding amidohydrolase family protein; the encoded protein is MSHKKLRINGHSHLLPYPEEIPQFMKDKGIFWVDKDRKFMLQKDWSRPVTDSSFFLHEKLEWMERNKVDHAVVLNLSQLYGNGLRLEEMKQALKFQNDFNARVQQDHPDKFTTGFVVHPGFVRGALWEIERCVEVLGMDLLCLPTHYMDTIGTWRCIFDEENEPIFELASKYNLAVEIHPYDGEKFIKLQNTNWRFHLIWMLAQCADAYHFLTLNGYADKYPGMRVCFAHGGQLAQINLGRRIQGFDGRPDLFEGKTHPRKSVGHPNIFFDTLVHDTNSLKMVIENQGSKQVVMGLDDPYPLGEMESDNQSSYPGKILDLALEREIINATEYDQIWDDNVVRWLYGDDEKRKEAFRKRILGEK
- a CDS encoding tetratricopeptide repeat protein, translated to MKFTTLLILTTALFISCSNEDKNILNKADYEKYLQTKNSKEIAKAEKELSFWNKRIKEDSIQLIELSKSAGMQTKIFQLNASIKQLKDAEKNLTRSALVTNIGKDGKLLALAQNYITQHRFKEAKTLVDSARIVAGGEIKAINLVAFDVAMELGDYEKAEKILTKETDFSDYNYLIRLGKLEDYKGNLDKTIQHMEAAKAIAESSKQKGLQVWVYTNLADYYGHAGRINDAYNHYLKALAIDPSNAYAKKGIAWIAYSYENNPTEALRIIEAIEKDSKSPDYELFKSEIYESTGDEDSAREALNNFLSRVSNPSYGDMYGAYLVEIYASKPETSQQAITLAQKEVNNRPTPMSYDLLAHAYYGNGDYEKALSITQEHVIGKTHEPMAQFHTAQIYKALDMKNELAPVKEELLETSFELGPVTYKEIQNL
- a CDS encoding DUF1648 domain-containing protein — protein: MDIKKIFWILSWLVAGVTFAMILIHYGDIPDEVPMHFDATGVADRYGSKNELFILPVLSVVLILLFQFMTGKSIKINKHKQGVKNEAQVTVTKTFMSQMALYCTLLFGWLVYQSMAVAVGKQTGLSSYFLVATFGGFIILLVLYYIQLKKVKE
- a CDS encoding DUF4331 family protein — protein: MKKLPKILIAGAVLLGVGALIAADHLDAPAVGGTTADITDYFAFESAENSSNTVFVANVQSSLAGEAEFDENVLVEFNIDNDGDLVEDRVIQAIPRDGKMYFFGPYEISSTGLNSTIDESALIGSVDISTGDDAVTMTTTDGIKIFAGLRADPFFFDFTTFNAVVGNPEGPFTGTTGPNGGFQTAENASDPFEGTNVLSVVVEVPNTLLGGTSAHPAGTGVQIWNTWVEAKTKQ
- a CDS encoding Bax inhibitor-1 family protein, translated to MESYQPQIVPVSSLSDERRVAFYRKTYTYVALAVLLFIITEYLFFQSPVIVNFALSLTGGWSWLLLLGAFMFITNYAEGLALKTRDKNQHYLALGVYVVAEAFIFIPLLFMAFSMIDGVEILQKAAVMTIALFAGLSAVVILTKKDFSFLRSILAIGFFLAIGLMVGGLLFGFDLGLWFSVAMVALAAGSILYTTSNMVHKYDEEQYVAAALGLFASLMLLFWYILRIFMSRD
- a CDS encoding O-methyltransferase, whose amino-acid sequence is MHFLPEELDDYVVAHSAQEPAHLKALTKETYQKILQPRMLSGAYQGRVLSMISKLVNPKNILEIGTFTGYSGLCLAEGLQQEGSLHTIDIKEELVDFQRKHFDSSPYGSQITQHLGQALDIIPTIDTTFDLVFIDADKRNYINYYNVIIDKMSKGGIILSDNVLWSGKVVEPLNEKDIDTKVLLEYNKLLNEDKRLETVLLPIRDGLTVSRVK
- a CDS encoding twin-arginine translocase TatA/TatE family subunit encodes the protein MISLPLFISGAEIAFVIFIVIMVFGADKVPEIARGLGKGMRQLKDATNDIKSEITKTAERNDIDLDLTKDIKKEIDKAKEDINDITGPIKRSL
- a CDS encoding sigma-70 family RNA polymerase sigma factor encodes the protein MRQLKITKQVTNRETASLDKYLQEIGKVDLITADEEVELAQRIKAGDHRALEKLTKANLRFVVSVSKQYQNQGLTLPDLINEGNLGLIKAAQRFDETRGFKFISYAVWWIRQSILQALAEQSRIVRLPLNKIGSINKINKTFAFLEQANERPPSPEEIAKELDMTVKDVKESLKNSGRHISMDAPLIEGEDSNLYDVLNSGESPNPDRALLHESLKTEIERALETLTPREADVVRLYFGLGDQQPMTLEEIGETFDLTRERVRQIKEKAIRRLKHTSRSKILKTYLG